In Phreatobacter aquaticus, a single genomic region encodes these proteins:
- a CDS encoding GatB/YqeY domain-containing protein codes for MLRDQLMSDLKVAMKAGEKARLSTIRLIQSALKDKDIEARGAGKEPLSDDEILQLMQKMVKQRQESAKLYLDGGRPELADQENGEIAIIMAYLPHQMDEAEARTAIAGVITEIGAAGLKDMGKVMAELKTRFAGKMDFGKASPAVKQLLGG; via the coding sequence ATGTTGCGTGACCAACTGATGAGCGACCTGAAGGTTGCGATGAAGGCCGGCGAGAAGGCGCGCCTCTCCACCATCCGCCTGATCCAGTCGGCGCTGAAGGACAAGGACATCGAGGCCCGCGGCGCCGGCAAGGAGCCGCTCTCGGACGACGAGATCCTGCAGCTCATGCAGAAGATGGTGAAGCAGCGACAGGAGAGCGCCAAGCTCTATCTCGACGGCGGCCGCCCCGAACTGGCCGACCAGGAGAACGGCGAGATCGCCATCATCATGGCCTATCTGCCGCACCAGATGGACGAGGCCGAAGCCCGCACCGCCATTGCCGGCGTGATCACCGAGATCGGCGCCGCGGGCCTCAAGGACATGGGCAAGGTGATGGCCGAACTGAAGACGCGCTTCGCCGGCAAGATGGACTTCGGCAAGGCCTCGCCGGCGGTCAAGCAATTGCTCGGCGGCTGA
- a CDS encoding Flp family type IVb pilin — translation MTSLIARFFRNDSGATAIEYGLIAAGIAAVVIVAVNTMGSNTLNAFNAVNNNFAK, via the coding sequence ATGACCTCCCTGATCGCGCGCTTCTTCCGCAATGACTCCGGCGCCACCGCCATCGAATACGGGCTGATCGCCGCCGGCATTGCCGCCGTCGTCATCGTCGCCGTCAACACGATGGGCTCGAACACGCTGAACGCGTTCAACGCGGTCAATAACAACTTCGCCAAATAG
- a CDS encoding YiiG family protein: MALSISRRAGLALAGSVLLMGLGPALAQKDQRVAAPREEADDLQASIAKSNAYTSLMNRTLRAVQSWGRYRSWVDMRRGPTGNERYISYGLYSLYDVTSEIAKAEQATDAQPRLPELDDTMRRYIAAYQRLAPLITRAERYYERKDYRDDAMAEGRALHREMVPAAEAFLEQRAALESHMRTFKGDLDQRELAAIEAREGKSARWQIRNIMINARAVMDLMPSNDRPVVDMASFDRAVAQFSAAVREMDRFKETNPQGVSIMDSQASSWLGKIRDFRDKLARSRGDVRRGGAGNDANWIVSSYNTMVTLSDTAMRTSR; encoded by the coding sequence ATGGCACTCTCGATCTCGCGCCGCGCTGGCCTGGCACTGGCCGGCTCCGTCCTGCTGATGGGGCTCGGCCCGGCGCTCGCCCAGAAGGACCAGCGCGTGGCCGCGCCGCGCGAGGAGGCCGACGATCTCCAGGCCTCCATCGCCAAGTCCAATGCCTATACCTCGCTGATGAACCGGACGCTCAGGGCGGTGCAGTCGTGGGGACGTTACCGCTCCTGGGTGGACATGCGCCGCGGCCCGACCGGCAACGAGCGCTACATCAGCTACGGCCTCTACAGCCTCTATGACGTGACATCCGAGATCGCCAAGGCGGAGCAGGCGACCGACGCCCAGCCGCGCCTGCCCGAGCTCGACGACACGATGCGCCGCTATATCGCGGCCTATCAGCGCCTGGCGCCGCTGATCACCCGTGCCGAGCGCTATTACGAGCGCAAGGATTACCGCGACGATGCCATGGCTGAAGGCCGCGCCCTGCACCGCGAGATGGTGCCGGCGGCGGAGGCCTTCCTGGAGCAGCGGGCGGCGCTGGAATCGCACATGCGCACGTTCAAGGGTGACCTTGACCAGCGGGAGCTTGCCGCGATCGAGGCGCGCGAGGGCAAGTCGGCGCGCTGGCAGATCCGCAACATCATGATCAATGCCCGCGCCGTCATGGACCTGATGCCGAGCAACGACCGGCCGGTTGTCGACATGGCCTCGTTCGACCGGGCGGTGGCGCAGTTCTCGGCGGCGGTGCGCGAGATGGACCGTTTCAAGGAGACCAATCCGCAGGGCGTCTCGATCATGGACAGCCAGGCCAGCTCCTGGCTCGGCAAGATCCGCGACTTCCGCGACAAGCTTGCCCGCTCGCGCGGCGATGTCAGGCGGGGCGGGGCGGGGAACGACGCCAACTGGATCGTGTCGTCCTACAACACGATGGTGACGCTGTCGGATACCGCGATGCGGACGTCGCGCTGA
- the greA gene encoding transcription elongation factor GreA, producing MMEKVPMTVAGFANLEAELQHRQRVERPRIIAAISEARAHGDLSENAEYHSAKEQQSHNEGRVVELESLIARAEVIDVTKLSGDTVKFGATVRLLDEETEDEKTWQIVGDSEADAKAGRISISSPIARALIGKKVGTVVEVNSPRGARTYEILDVRWG from the coding sequence ATCATGGAAAAGGTTCCGATGACCGTTGCCGGTTTCGCCAACCTCGAAGCCGAGCTGCAGCATCGCCAGCGCGTCGAACGTCCGCGGATCATCGCGGCGATCTCGGAAGCGCGCGCCCATGGCGATCTCTCCGAAAATGCCGAGTATCACTCGGCCAAGGAGCAGCAGTCCCACAATGAAGGCCGGGTGGTCGAGCTGGAGAGCCTGATCGCACGAGCCGAGGTGATCGATGTCACCAAGCTGTCGGGCGATACCGTGAAATTCGGCGCCACCGTCCGCCTGCTGGACGAGGAGACCGAGGACGAGAAGACTTGGCAGATCGTTGGCGACAGCGAGGCGGACGCCAAGGCCGGCCGGATCTCGATCTCGTCGCCGATCGCCCGCGCGCTGATCGGCAAGAAGGTCGGCACGGTTGTGGAGGTCAACTCGCCCCGCGGTGCGCGCACCTACGAGATCCTGGACGTGCGCTGGGGCTGA
- the carB gene encoding carbamoyl-phosphate synthase large subunit, whose translation MPKRTDISSILIIGAGPIVIGQACEFDYSGTQAVKALKEEGYRIVLVNSNPATIMTDPDLADATYVEPITPEIVAKIIEKERNVLPGGFALLPTMGGQTALNTALKLEEMGVLAKFDVEMIGAKADAIDKAENRERFREAMTKIGLATPRSHVVQSLGAAIDCLDDIGLPAIIRPSFTMGGTGGGIAYNKAEFIEICERGLDASPTNEVLVEESVLGWKEFEMEVVRDHADNAIIVCSIENIDPMGVHTGDSITIAPALTLTDKEYQMMRNASIAVLREIGVETGGSNVQFAVNPEDGRLVVIEMNPRVSRSSALASKATGFPIAKVAARLAVGYTLDEVMNDITGGATPASFEPTIDYIVTKVPRFAFEKFPGADPVLTTSMKSVGEVMAIGRTFQESLQKAMRGLETGLTGLDEIEIEGLGRGDDKNAIRAALGTPTPDRLLKVVQAMRLGISNTEIHSYCKIDPWFLDQIRGIVDMEAQIRAKGVPQSPASFRALKAMGFSDARIAVLTAKTEAEVSKARRALDVRPIYKRIDTCAAEFASPTAYMYSTYEAPFAGQLADESRPTDRTKVVILGGGPNRIGQGIEFDYCCCHACFSLSDAGYETIMINCNPETVSTDYDTSDRLYFESLTAEDVIEILEREKTNGTLKGVIVQFGGQTPLKLARALEEADIPILGTSPDAIDLAEDRDRFKRLLDKLGLKQPKNGIAYSVEQARLIAADLDYPLVVRPSYVLGGRAMQIIREESQLGDYLLGTLPELVPADVKARYPNDKTGQINTVLGKNPLLFDRYLSDAIEVDVDCLADGKTSYIAGIMEHIEEAGIHSGDSACSLPPYSLGADMIARLETQTKALALALDVGGLMNVQYAIKDGEIYVLEVNPRASRTVPFVAKVIGEPIAKIASRVMAGESLASFNLKPKTLGHIGVKEAVFPFARFPGVDVLLGPEMRSTGEVIGLDRTFATAFAKSQLGAGTIVPTGGTVFVSVRDDDKPRILDSIRNLHALGFKIIATSGNQRYLAEQGIPCGKINKVLEGRPHIVDAIKNGGVQLVFNTTEGAQALADSRSLRRAALLQKVPYYTTLAGAIAAAQGIKAYLEGDLEVHALQSYFDKP comes from the coding sequence ATGCCCAAACGCACTGATATCTCATCGATCCTGATCATCGGCGCAGGTCCGATCGTCATCGGCCAGGCCTGCGAGTTCGATTATTCGGGCACGCAAGCGGTCAAGGCGCTCAAGGAAGAGGGCTACCGGATCGTCCTGGTCAATTCCAATCCAGCGACGATCATGACCGACCCCGACCTGGCGGACGCGACCTATGTCGAGCCGATCACGCCGGAGATCGTCGCCAAGATCATCGAGAAGGAACGCAACGTCCTTCCCGGCGGCTTCGCGCTTCTGCCGACCATGGGCGGTCAGACCGCGCTGAACACTGCGCTGAAGCTCGAGGAAATGGGCGTCCTCGCCAAGTTCGACGTCGAGATGATCGGCGCCAAGGCCGATGCCATCGACAAGGCGGAGAACCGCGAGCGATTCCGCGAGGCGATGACCAAGATCGGTCTTGCGACGCCGCGCAGCCACGTCGTCCAGTCGCTGGGCGCAGCCATCGACTGCCTCGACGATATCGGCCTGCCCGCCATCATCCGCCCGTCCTTCACCATGGGCGGCACCGGTGGCGGCATCGCCTACAACAAGGCCGAGTTCATCGAGATCTGCGAGCGCGGTCTCGACGCCTCGCCGACCAACGAGGTGCTGGTCGAGGAAAGCGTTCTCGGCTGGAAGGAATTCGAGATGGAGGTGGTCCGCGACCATGCGGATAACGCCATCATCGTCTGCTCGATCGAGAACATCGACCCGATGGGCGTCCATACCGGCGATTCGATCACGATCGCGCCGGCGCTGACGCTGACGGACAAAGAATATCAGATGATGCGGAACGCCTCGATCGCGGTGCTCCGCGAGATTGGCGTCGAGACCGGCGGTTCGAACGTGCAGTTCGCGGTGAACCCCGAGGACGGCCGGCTGGTCGTCATCGAGATGAACCCGCGCGTGTCGCGCTCGTCGGCGCTCGCCTCCAAGGCGACCGGCTTCCCGATCGCCAAGGTCGCGGCCAGGCTTGCGGTTGGCTACACGCTCGACGAGGTGATGAACGACATCACCGGCGGCGCGACCCCCGCCTCGTTCGAGCCGACCATCGACTATATCGTCACCAAGGTGCCGCGCTTCGCCTTCGAGAAATTCCCGGGCGCCGATCCGGTCCTGACGACGTCGATGAAGTCGGTCGGCGAGGTCATGGCGATCGGCCGGACCTTCCAGGAATCGTTGCAGAAGGCCATGCGCGGCCTCGAGACGGGCCTCACTGGCCTCGACGAGATCGAGATCGAGGGCCTGGGCCGCGGCGACGACAAGAACGCCATCCGCGCGGCGCTCGGTACGCCGACGCCGGACCGCCTGCTCAAGGTGGTGCAGGCCATGCGGCTCGGCATTTCCAACACCGAGATCCACTCCTACTGCAAGATCGATCCGTGGTTCCTCGACCAGATCCGCGGCATCGTCGACATGGAAGCGCAGATCCGCGCCAAGGGCGTGCCGCAGTCGCCGGCAAGCTTCCGCGCACTGAAGGCCATGGGCTTCTCGGACGCGCGGATCGCCGTTCTGACGGCCAAGACCGAGGCCGAGGTCTCCAAGGCCCGCCGCGCGCTCGATGTGCGCCCCATTTACAAGCGGATCGACACCTGCGCGGCCGAGTTCGCGTCGCCCACCGCCTATATGTACTCGACCTACGAGGCGCCTTTCGCCGGCCAGCTTGCGGATGAATCACGCCCGACCGACCGCACCAAGGTGGTGATCCTCGGCGGTGGCCCGAACCGCATCGGCCAGGGCATCGAGTTCGACTATTGCTGCTGCCATGCCTGTTTCTCGCTGTCGGATGCCGGCTACGAGACGATCATGATCAACTGCAACCCGGAAACGGTGTCGACCGACTACGACACCTCCGACCGGCTCTATTTCGAGAGCCTGACGGCCGAGGACGTGATCGAGATCCTGGAGCGCGAGAAGACCAATGGCACGCTGAAGGGCGTGATCGTGCAGTTCGGCGGCCAGACGCCGCTGAAGCTCGCCCGCGCGCTGGAAGAGGCCGATATCCCGATTCTCGGGACGTCGCCGGATGCGATCGATCTTGCCGAGGACCGCGACCGGTTCAAGCGGCTGCTGGACAAGCTCGGACTGAAGCAGCCGAAGAACGGCATCGCCTATTCGGTCGAGCAGGCCCGCCTGATCGCCGCCGATCTCGACTATCCGCTGGTGGTTCGCCCGTCCTATGTGCTGGGCGGCCGCGCCATGCAGATCATCCGCGAGGAGAGCCAGCTTGGCGATTATCTCCTCGGGACGCTGCCGGAGCTGGTGCCGGCCGACGTCAAGGCGCGCTATCCCAACGACAAGACCGGCCAGATCAACACGGTGCTGGGCAAGAACCCGCTCCTGTTCGACCGCTATCTGTCGGATGCGATCGAGGTCGATGTCGACTGCCTTGCCGATGGCAAGACCAGCTACATCGCCGGCATCATGGAACATATCGAGGAGGCCGGCATCCATTCGGGCGACTCGGCCTGTTCGCTGCCGCCCTATTCGCTCGGCGCCGACATGATCGCCAGGCTGGAGACCCAGACGAAGGCGCTGGCCCTGGCGCTCGACGTCGGCGGCCTGATGAACGTCCAGTACGCGATCAAGGACGGCGAGATCTATGTGCTGGAGGTCAATCCGCGTGCGTCGCGCACCGTGCCCTTCGTGGCCAAGGTGATCGGCGAGCCGATCGCCAAGATCGCATCGCGGGTGATGGCGGGCGAGAGCCTCGCCTCGTTCAACCTGAAGCCCAAGACGCTCGGCCATATCGGCGTCAAGGAAGCGGTGTTCCCGTTCGCCCGCTTCCCCGGCGTCGACGTGCTGCTCGGACCGGAAATGCGCTCGACCGGTGAGGTGATCGGCCTCGACCGGACCTTCGCCACCGCCTTTGCCAAGAGCCAGCTCGGCGCCGGCACGATCGTGCCGACAGGCGGCACGGTGTTCGTGTCCGTGCGCGACGACGACAAGCCGCGCATCCTGGATTCGATCCGCAACCTCCACGCGCTCGGCTTCAAGATCATCGCGACATCGGGCAACCAGCGCTATCTCGCCGAGCAGGGCATTCCCTGCGGCAAGATCAACAAGGTGCTGGAGGGACGGCCGCATATCGTCGACGCCATCAAGAATGGCGGGGTGCAGCTGGTGTTCAACACCACGGAGGGTGCGCAGGCGCTGGCGGATTCGCGTTCGCTCCGCCGCGCGGCCCTCTTGCAGAAGGTGCCCTACTACACCACTCTTGCAGGTGCGATTGCCGCGGCGCAGGGTATCAAGGCCTATCTCGAGGGCGACCTCGAGGTTCATGCGCTGCAGAGCTATTTCGACAAGCCCTGA
- a CDS encoding SGNH/GDSL hydrolase family protein, with protein MAGLCIGLSLSGAAAQPDSAAAPSSRCAVQAALRTFAEDLPNSRTALRDGRSLTIVALGSSSTAGTGASSDQTTYPAVLKAELERLLPGHEISVINRGIGGNSAMQMYHRMDDEVISEEPNLVIWQTGVNDAIGDIGLDRFKRMLRKGIAKLREAGIDVLLMDQQPLPRAERYPAYTDYLTALREVATETSVPVYRRYDVMTELLRDGRLRQDEIFSSDALHMVDGSYYCVGTTLARSIVEKLAPRALGAIR; from the coding sequence ATGGCTGGTCTGTGCATCGGCCTCTCCCTGTCGGGAGCGGCAGCGCAGCCGGATTCGGCCGCCGCACCGTCCTCACGTTGCGCCGTGCAGGCCGCGCTCCGGACCTTCGCCGAAGATCTCCCGAACTCACGCACCGCGCTTCGCGATGGCCGCAGCCTGACCATTGTGGCGCTTGGCTCGTCGTCGACCGCCGGCACCGGCGCCTCGTCGGACCAGACGACCTATCCTGCCGTGCTGAAGGCCGAGCTGGAGCGCCTGCTGCCCGGCCACGAGATCAGCGTGATCAATCGCGGCATTGGCGGCAATTCGGCGATGCAGATGTATCACCGCATGGACGACGAGGTGATCTCGGAAGAGCCGAACCTCGTCATCTGGCAGACCGGCGTGAACGACGCGATCGGCGATATCGGGCTCGACCGCTTCAAGCGCATGCTGCGCAAGGGTATCGCCAAGCTGCGCGAGGCCGGCATCGACGTGCTGCTGATGGATCAGCAGCCGCTGCCGCGCGCGGAGCGCTATCCCGCCTATACCGATTATCTCACCGCCCTGCGCGAGGTTGCCACCGAGACCAGCGTGCCGGTCTATCGCCGCTATGACGTGATGACCGAGCTGCTGCGCGACGGCCGGCTGCGCCAGGACGAGATCTTCTCATCCGACGCGCTGCACATGGTGGACGGCAGCTATTATTGCGTCGGGACGACGCTGGCGCGCTCGATCGTCGAGAAGCTTGCGCCCCGCGCGCTGGGTGCCATTCGCTGA
- a CDS encoding OpgC family protein — MSFAQSFPSWFWTGGPSTRVASVPRDARVDLFRGIALIAIFIDHVAGNWLSRVTPSAMGLSDAAEYFVLLAGFSAALAYGAVIDKRGFVTGSAQVVARIWKLYTAHIGLFVFTAVTVAIMAVKFGNPLYFDHVAIVPFFQDPANAIWQIAALVFLPNYLDILPLYIVLLAMAPMLWVLARIAPALALGVSVSLYAAAWSIDFALPNLATGGVWFFNPFAWQLLFTIGLIAGHATLSGIALPRNALLLVLASGVVLLGLVNSAPWAIIPGLENLALPDLWRLDPDKTNLSPWRLAHALSLAYLVARFVPRDAAWMKSAIGRALDDCGRQSLPLFCLGVILSLAGTVALFEISRAWPMQIAVNLVGIGLLLTAGRVLQWYRAATAKEPAPRNAVRDEVKAA, encoded by the coding sequence ATGTCATTCGCGCAGAGCTTCCCTTCGTGGTTCTGGACCGGCGGCCCGTCGACACGGGTGGCTTCGGTTCCCCGCGATGCGCGCGTCGATCTGTTCCGTGGCATCGCGCTGATCGCGATCTTCATCGATCATGTCGCCGGCAACTGGCTGAGCCGTGTCACGCCCTCGGCCATGGGCCTGTCGGATGCCGCTGAATATTTCGTGCTGCTGGCCGGCTTCTCGGCGGCGCTCGCCTATGGCGCGGTGATCGACAAGCGCGGCTTCGTCACCGGCTCGGCGCAGGTCGTGGCGCGCATCTGGAAGCTCTACACCGCCCATATCGGCCTGTTCGTGTTCACGGCCGTCACGGTCGCGATCATGGCCGTCAAGTTCGGCAACCCGCTCTATTTCGACCATGTCGCCATCGTGCCGTTCTTCCAGGACCCGGCCAATGCGATCTGGCAGATCGCGGCCCTGGTGTTCCTGCCGAACTATCTCGACATCCTGCCGCTCTACATCGTGCTGCTCGCCATGGCGCCGATGCTGTGGGTTCTGGCGCGCATTGCACCTGCCTTGGCGCTTGGCGTCTCGGTGAGCCTCTATGCGGCGGCCTGGTCCATCGATTTCGCCTTGCCCAATCTCGCCACCGGCGGCGTCTGGTTCTTCAACCCGTTCGCCTGGCAATTGCTGTTCACCATCGGTCTGATCGCCGGACACGCGACGCTGAGCGGCATCGCGCTTCCCCGCAATGCGCTCCTTCTGGTCCTCGCCAGCGGCGTGGTGCTGCTCGGCCTGGTCAATTCGGCGCCCTGGGCGATCATCCCTGGCCTTGAGAACCTCGCCCTGCCGGATCTCTGGCGGCTCGACCCCGACAAGACCAACCTGTCGCCGTGGCGGCTCGCCCATGCCCTGTCGCTGGCCTATCTGGTCGCCCGCTTCGTGCCGCGCGATGCCGCCTGGATGAAGTCGGCCATCGGCCGGGCGCTGGACGATTGCGGCCGCCAGTCGCTGCCGCTGTTCTGCCTCGGCGTCATCCTGTCGCTTGCCGGCACCGTCGCGCTGTTCGAGATCAGCCGCGCCTGGCCGATGCAGATTGCCGTTAATCTCGTTGGTATCGGGCTTTTGCTGACGGCCGGTCGTGTGCTTCAATGGTACCGCGCCGCCACGGCCAAGGAGCCGGCCCCCCGCAATGCGGTGCGCGACGAGGTGAAAGCCGCTTGA
- a CDS encoding alpha/beta fold hydrolase: protein MTDSAPSLAPIAAGSRFVLALPDGPMSGLRFGRETSPPDLVFLHATGFNAETYTPLLAPLADRFSILALDQRGHGLTRLPTDPAHLISWQPYADDVVRAIDLLVPDGAKPIVLAGHSMGGIVALLAAGARPAKVRGLLLLDPVLMPHLMRLSLYTAWGRAKARAFGLAVGAAKRRALFPSKEEAVATYRTRSAFKTWQPGFLEAYVEGGFVPDPEGVRLACAPAWESATFAAHRHNAWRVLKRLTMPVRLLAAGHGSTVKGGIATVNRVAPKVQAAVVEGTTHFFPMEKPAVVQGALVDLLTRS, encoded by the coding sequence ATGACAGATTCCGCTCCCTCCCTCGCGCCAATCGCAGCCGGCTCCCGGTTCGTCCTTGCGCTGCCCGACGGACCGATGTCCGGCCTGCGCTTCGGCCGCGAGACGAGCCCGCCCGATCTCGTCTTCCTGCACGCCACCGGCTTCAATGCCGAGACCTATACGCCGCTTTTGGCGCCGCTCGCCGATCGGTTCTCGATATTGGCACTCGACCAGCGCGGCCATGGCCTGACCCGACTGCCGACCGACCCGGCCCATCTCATCAGCTGGCAGCCCTATGCCGACGATGTGGTCCGCGCGATCGACCTGCTGGTGCCGGATGGCGCAAAGCCGATCGTGCTCGCCGGGCACTCGATGGGCGGCATCGTGGCACTGCTGGCGGCCGGTGCACGGCCCGCCAAGGTGCGCGGCCTGCTGCTGCTCGATCCGGTCCTGATGCCGCATCTGATGCGGCTCAGCCTCTACACGGCCTGGGGACGCGCCAAGGCGCGGGCCTTCGGGCTGGCGGTCGGCGCCGCCAAGCGGCGGGCATTGTTCCCCTCGAAGGAGGAGGCGGTCGCCACTTATCGGACACGCTCCGCCTTCAAGACCTGGCAGCCGGGCTTTCTGGAAGCCTATGTCGAGGGCGGCTTCGTGCCCGATCCCGAAGGCGTGCGGCTCGCCTGCGCGCCGGCCTGGGAATCCGCGACCTTCGCCGCCCACCGCCACAATGCCTGGCGCGTGCTGAAGCGGCTCACCATGCCGGTGCGTCTGCTCGCGGCCGGCCACGGCTCGACGGTCAAGGGCGGCATTGCGACCGTCAACCGCGTGGCGCCCAAGGTGCAGGCGGCGGTGGTCGAGGGCACGACGCACTTCTTTCCGATGGAAAAGCCGGCGGTTGTACAGGGTGCGCTTGTCGATCTGCTCACTCGTTCGTGA
- a CDS encoding Lrp/AsnC family transcriptional regulator: protein MKARLDAIDWKILKELQADGRMTNVELASRVGISAPPCLRRVRALEEMGIIRGYRGMLAGDKLGYGVTVFAMVHLASQADADLNAFVAQVRQWPIVRECHTVSGDFDFVMKCVAPDLHSFQAFVTDLTSTPNVRNVRTVLTLNQVKDEAAVPMEIPPAG from the coding sequence GTGAAGGCTCGGCTCGACGCCATTGACTGGAAGATCCTGAAGGAGCTTCAGGCCGACGGTCGGATGACCAATGTGGAATTGGCAAGCCGGGTCGGCATCTCCGCGCCGCCCTGCCTCAGGCGCGTAAGGGCGCTGGAGGAAATGGGCATCATCCGCGGCTATCGCGGCATGCTGGCCGGCGACAAGCTGGGCTACGGCGTGACGGTCTTCGCCATGGTGCATCTCGCCAGCCAGGCCGATGCCGATCTCAATGCCTTCGTCGCCCAGGTGCGCCAATGGCCGATCGTGCGCGAGTGCCACACGGTCTCCGGCGATTTCGACTTCGTGATGAAATGCGTCGCCCCCGACCTTCACTCGTTCCAGGCCTTCGTCACCGATCTCACCTCGACGCCGAACGTGCGCAATGTGCGCACCGTCCTGACCCTCAACCAGGTCAAGGACGAAGCGGCGGTGCCGATGGAAATCCCGCCCGCCGGCTGA
- a CDS encoding MBOAT family O-acyltransferase, with amino-acid sequence MSRRASLGPYLIIAASLFFYAFWHIAHLPLFLVSIGANFLLGQAIRARIGTKAGKAILTAGVAANLALIGYFKYALFFLTCFSAATGIASPALAIIMPIGISFFTFQQIAYLVDTWRGKVIAHGFRDYIFFISFFPHLIAGPIVAQADLLPQLAERRDWRLKPEQLAVGLALFSVGLFKKTVLIDPFVPYVDAIYRTAAAGQPVAMADAWLGALGYSFQIYFDFSAYSDMAIGLAYLFGFRLPMNFFSPYKSVDIRDFWRRWHMTLSRFLRDYLYIPLGGSRRGLAHTLMAVIVTMTLGGLWHGAGWTFILWGLIHGLFLAFNHLTRHVRMLRTGSPEAAWRATTAGHALSVVVTFLAVTLAWVYFRAPDVATAHLMFSAMVGMTNASYEHLLGRGLMPLIPVWLFIVWALPNTAEMFRRAHPSLDIREHVAHAGGGVFDRLMTYRQNWRWAVGSGMVLAIAWFALSNLTPFIYFQF; translated from the coding sequence GTGTCGCGCCGCGCGAGCCTCGGCCCCTATCTGATCATCGCGGCATCGCTGTTCTTCTATGCCTTCTGGCATATCGCCCATCTGCCGCTGTTCCTCGTCTCGATCGGCGCGAATTTCCTCCTGGGACAGGCGATCCGCGCGCGGATCGGCACGAAAGCCGGCAAGGCCATTCTGACGGCGGGCGTTGCCGCCAATCTCGCCCTTATCGGCTATTTCAAATATGCGCTGTTCTTCCTGACCTGCTTCTCGGCGGCCACCGGCATCGCCTCGCCGGCGCTTGCCATCATCATGCCGATCGGCATCTCGTTCTTCACCTTCCAGCAGATCGCCTATCTGGTCGATACGTGGCGGGGCAAAGTCATTGCCCACGGCTTTCGCGACTACATCTTCTTCATCTCGTTCTTCCCGCACCTGATCGCCGGTCCGATCGTGGCGCAGGCGGATCTCCTGCCGCAGCTCGCCGAACGGCGCGACTGGCGCCTGAAACCGGAACAGCTGGCCGTCGGCCTCGCGCTGTTCTCGGTCGGCCTGTTCAAGAAGACCGTGCTGATCGATCCCTTCGTGCCCTATGTCGACGCGATCTACCGGACGGCGGCGGCCGGTCAGCCGGTCGCCATGGCGGATGCCTGGCTCGGCGCGCTCGGCTATTCGTTCCAGATCTATTTCGACTTCTCGGCCTATTCCGACATGGCGATCGGGCTTGCCTATCTGTTCGGCTTCCGCCTGCCGATGAATTTCTTTTCGCCCTACAAGTCGGTCGATATCCGCGACTTCTGGCGGCGCTGGCACATGACGCTGTCGAGATTCCTGCGCGACTATCTCTATATCCCGCTTGGCGGCAGCAGGCGGGGCCTCGCCCACACGCTGATGGCGGTGATCGTCACCATGACGCTCGGCGGCCTGTGGCATGGCGCGGGCTGGACCTTCATCCTCTGGGGCCTGATCCACGGCCTGTTCCTCGCCTTCAACCATCTGACGCGCCACGTCCGGATGTTGCGCACCGGGTCGCCCGAGGCCGCCTGGCGGGCGACGACCGCCGGCCACGCGCTGTCGGTCGTGGTCACCTTCCTGGCGGTGACGCTGGCCTGGGTCTATTTCCGTGCGCCGGACGTTGCGACCGCCCATCTGATGTTCTCGGCCATGGTGGGCATGACGAATGCCTCCTACGAGCACCTGCTCGGGCGCGGGCTGATGCCGCTGATCCCGGTCTGGCTGTTCATCGTCTGGGCGTTGCCGAACACGGCCGAGATGTTCCGCCGGGCCCATCCGTCCCTCGACATCCGTGAGCATGTCGCCCATGCGGGCGGCGGTGTCTTCGATCGCCTGATGACCTATCGGCAGAACTGGCGCTGGGCGGTCGGCTCCGGGATGGTGCTGGCGATCGCCTGGTTCGCGCTGTCGAACCTCACCCCCTTCATCTATTTCCAGTTCTGA